One Malus domestica chromosome 11, GDT2T_hap1 genomic region harbors:
- the LOC139189253 gene encoding secreted RxLR effector protein 161-like produces the protein METPRESHWLAAKRILRYIRGSLNYGLFYNFGEDAKLFGYSDSDWGGDQDERKSTTGYVFFLGSTTFSWTSKKQSIVALSSCEAEYVAVASTVCEAIWLRNLLKSVCHPQVESTVVHVDNMSAIKLAKNPVPHGRSKHIDTRFHFLRDHVKQKTIELVYCHTKEQVADIFTKPLPVESFRLLREMLGMKAF, from the coding sequence ATGGAAACACCAAGGGAGTCTCATTGGCTGGCTGCCAAGAGAATCTTGAGGTACATAAGAGGTTCTCTAAACTATGgtctgttttataattttggtgaagatgcaaaattatttggTTATTCAGATAGTGATTGGGGAGGTGACCAAGATGAAAGGAAAAGCACAACTGGCTATGTGTTTTTTCTAGGATCAACAACTTTCTCATGGACTTCAAAGAAGCAATCAATTGTTGCTTTGTCATCATGTGAAGCCGAGTATGTTGCTGTAGCCTCAACAGTGTGTGAggcaatttggttaagaaatctaTTGAAGTCAGTGTGTCATCCACAAGTGGAATCGACTGTGGTTCATGTGGATAACATGTCTGCAATCAAGCTTGCAAAGAATCCTGTTCCACATGGAAGGAGCAAGCACATTGATACCAGGTTCCATTTTCTAAGGGACCATGTAAAGCAAAAGACAATCGAACTTGTCTATTGTCACACGAAGGAACAAGTGGCAGACATCTTCACTAAGCCACTACCAGTTGAATCATTCCGGCTGCTACGTGAAATGCTAGGAATGAAGGCGTTTTGA
- the LOC103447151 gene encoding uncharacterized protein, with amino-acid sequence MTMDRAQSSSDSPTREPKSPMVLSIECLKGSSKADEWTGDMLQTGDIVEELRIGSSITVKSPFKNGRSGVQKILHASFKAKDTSIFVRIRRGRDEFAELQACIVPNDSVGGRTKQYMLRSIADPNYTVGFCDRTEADCFEIQASRNSRMVSALTRSKLQDGYVSYPWERRMQELLPVPYSSSFLSVLFLPKASDRSASRYNDLEDTLARANVWLNASQAAGVPVVFMNIQTESLLTKISGETASSTVNAGSLSDLADLASASLYGFEDYHGVDIGVVRAVRLWFAPLGGEIAVEIKLQEDDVKLGFAISRTEEGFIYISSVVDGDENAPSTRSGLSNLYKEAMDASRLLVVSRVSNQKVLPWMVSSTGAIRCFDTISLSQKLSLHRHAKIPISLHVFIWDRAVVSPSGGQTRFRSSTSPPTIMPLPPEVQLARHPNENQVQPLPLEVFDESSSEGVTERLSEVRLERDTAGESSFRFHDFALSSNWV; translated from the exons ATGACCATGGACAGAGCGCAGTCAAGCTCGGACTCCCCAACCAGAGAGCCGAAATCACCCATGGTGCTCTCTATCGAGTGCCTCAAAGGCAGCTCCAAGGCGGACGAGTGGACAGGCGACATGCTCCAAACTGGAGATATCGTCGAGGAGCTTCGTATTGGAAGCTCCATCACCGTCAAGTCGCCGTTTAAGAACGGAAGGAGCGGTGTCCAGAAGATCCTCCACGCCTCCTTCAAGGCCAAGGACACCTCCATTTTCGTCCGTATCCGACGCGGACGAGATGAGTTCGCCGAGTTGCAGGCTTGTATAGTCCCCAATGACTCAGTGGGCGGTAGGACCAAGCAGTACATGCTCAGGTCCATTGCGGACCCTAACTACACTGTCGGCTTCTGCGATCGGACGGAAGCCGACTGCTTTGAGATCCAAG CTTCAAGGAACTCGCGGATGGTGAGTGCACTGACCAGGTCTAAACTTCAAGATGGGTATGTGTCATATCCATGGGAAAGGAGAATGCAGGAATTGCTACCAGTTCCCTACTCTAGTAGCTTTCTATCTGTACTTTTCCTTCCAAAGGCTTCAGATCGATCTGCTTCTCGCTACAATGACTTAGAGGACACCCTTGCTAGGGCAAATGTCTGGCTCAATGCCTCCCAGGCTGCCGGTGTCCCCGTTGTCTTCATGAACATCCAGACTGAGTCCTTGCTCACCAAG ATTTCTGGAGAGACAGCTTCTTCGACTGTAAATGCGGGGTCATTGTCTGACTTGGCTGATCTTGCAAGTGCTAGCTTATATGGTTTTGAGGACTACCATGGAGTTGACATTGGTGTTGTCCGAGCAGTTCGCCTTTGGTTTGCTCCTCTTGGTGGTGAAATTGCAGTTGAGATCAAATTACAAGAAGATGATGTCAAGCTTGGCTTTGCGATTAGCCGCACAGAAGAG GGGtttatttacatttcatcagTGGTTGATGGTGATGAAAATGCACCTTCAACTCGATCGGGGCTAAGCAATTTGTACAAGGAAGCAATGGATGCATCAAGGTTGCTGGTGGTCTCAAGGGTTTCAAACCAGAAGGTTCTCCCATGGATGGTTTCCTCAACAGGAGCAATTCGATGCTTCGACACCATTTCGCTCAGCCAGAAGCTATCACTTCACCGTCACGCCAAGATTCCAATTTCCCTTCACGTGTTCATCTGGGATCGAGCAGTTGTTTCTCCAAGCGGAGGCCAAACTAGGTTTAGGAGCAGTACCTCCCCACCAACAATTATGCCATTGCCACCTGAGGTTCAATTGGCTCGACATCCGAATGAGAACCAAGTACAACCACTGCCACTAGAAGTGTTCGACGAGAGTAGTAGCGAAGGTGTGACTGAGAGATTATCAGAGGTCAGGCTTGAGAGAGATACAGCTGGAGAGTCCTCTTTTAGATTCCATGATTTTGCACTTTCAAGCAATTGGGTATGA
- the LOC103429833 gene encoding uncharacterized protein, protein MLMVYASGAITYTDSAHNFLQHEAVLPCKTTHVNFLNKISICTNPIGAPCNSALSAFYLSWRSRNQLNSPKKWLCRMKDSIPSDDEYRSSRNIAISLFRRYRNVVDRGGGANLNEFISAGVNAYALGCTDEGLRKELLDMKESGVEIEGMQSYGGTTSFKFKIASEEVDECILWLSIIFITILCTPQPTIVRWSSIPPVSDEERLKWKGFCALIANAYYVRGMAWLPVKTLQLEQLAVVGQAEESSVVASRMQLVFSTLEVVSPHWPRV, encoded by the exons ATGCTGATGGTGTATGCTTCAGGAGCTATTACATATACAGATTCTgctcataattttttacagcATGAGGCAGTTTTACCCTGCAAGACTACCCATGTGAATTTCTTGAACAAAATCTCTATTTGTACTAACCCAATTGGAGCTCCTTGTAATTCTGCACTCTCTGCTTTCTACTTGTCATGGAGAAGCCGTAATCAGCTAAACAGCCCCAAGAAATGGCTA TGCCGGATGAAGGATTCGATTCCATCGGATGATGAGTATCGATCATCGCGCAACATAGCAATCAGTTTATTTAGGCGGTACAGGAATGTGGTCGACCGTGGAGGAGGTGCCAACCTAAAC GAGTTCATCAGTGCTGGGGTGAATGCTTATGCACTGGGCTGCACAGACGAGGGATTAAGAAAAGAACTGCTTGATATGAAAGAATCTGGTGTTGAAATTGAAGGAATGCAAAGTTATGGTGGAACCACCAGTTTCAAATTCAAGATCGCATCGGAGGAG GTTGATGAGTGCATTCTGTGGTTGAGCATTATATTCATCACCATATTGTGTACGCCACAGCCAACAATAGTTAGATGGTCATCCATACCTCCAGTATCAGACGAAGAAAGGCTTAAATGGAAAGGCTTTTGTGCACTCATAGCAAATGCGTATTATGTGAGAGGAATGGCATG GCTTCCAGTAAAGACACTTCAACTAGAGCAATTGGCAGTGGTTGGACAAGCCGAGGAATCATCAGTTGTTGCAAGTCGAATGCAATTAGTTTTTAGCACACTTGAG GTTGTGAGTCCACACTGGCCTAGAGTATAG
- the LOC103429832 gene encoding uncharacterized protein isoform X1, with product MEVSDQDFPSGGFGAVRVTLTPIPTPSSKRRLSSSFNERSRPVPARRKLAWVNLEGRMVNADEASSARAIKGGLSPEQAAAWELFTPFQRFLFVAVISVAAAESKKNRHISQLKKSVELRDQILSSMQQKLDSLCEQMNNIKDHSGTLVPSTLENVELQRNESFSSHKIKFVDCGCWLCDQHRDLPNGLVDNNAEKASDGDHILRYKVSLPNVQEQEERRMSDLSDLCSSVTSAADIQQLNAVDIEQDIDNLKKDCEEKDGTIQELTTLLQSAESAGSKRISELEDIIRRKNSTITRLKRDMVVLEQKVVHLTRLQRPSFSSPDAHEDDKQNHHMMNNILYDMDNTTGPSSSDSDCSPRIRPPAPPVFKTRKVPQILDPVQTTKKPEPEKASTSKVKPTNSRIKSHPPNPLKAITMNSRQVHSVSKTSQPMSPKSQPASPKSQPMSPITRSSTTQFSRPRPTSAGGDSKKTIRRRSISERKDAPPQKRWA from the exons ATGGAAGTGTCCGACCAAGACTTCCCCTCCGGTGGCTTCGGCGCGGTTCGGGTCACATTAACCCCAATCCCCACGCCCTCCTCCAAGCGCCGCCTCTCAAGCAGCTTCAATGAGCGGAGCCGCCCCGTGCCGGCTCGCAGGAAGCTGGCCTGGGTCAACCTCGAAGGCCGGATGGTCAATGCCGACGAGGCCAGCTCGGCTCGAGCCATTAAGGGTGGCTTGAGCCCAGAGCAAGCCGCGGCTTGGGAGCTGTTTACCCCCTTCCAGAGGTTCCTCTTCGTCGCCGTGATAAGTGTCGCCGCCGCCGAGTCGAAGAAAAACCGCCACATTTCTCAGCTGAAGAAATCTGTGGAACTTCGG GATCAGATATTATCAAGCATGCAGCAGAAGCTTGACAGCCTGTGCGAGCAGATGAATAACATTAAGGATCACTCGGGAACTCTTGTTCCTTCCACCCTCGAAAATGTAGAATTGCAGCGCAACGAATCTTTCAGTTCCCATAAAATCAAGTTTGTTGATTGTGGTTGTTGGCTTTGTGATCAACATCGTGATCTTCCAAATGGGTTGGTG GATAACAATGCTGAGAAAGCCTCTGATGGGGATCATATACTACGATATAAAGTGTCTCTGCCAAATGTACAAGAGCAAGAGGAGCGCCGGATGTCAGATTTATCAGACTTGTGCTCAAGTGTCACTTCTGCTGCAGACATCCAG CAGCTAAACGCCGTAGATATTGAACAAGACATAGACAATCTCAAGAAGGATTGTGAAGAGAAAGATGGAACCATACAGGAGCTGACCACTTTACTCCAGTCAGCTGAAAGTGCCGGTTCAAAG AGGATTTCAGAGTTAGAAGACATAATACGTAGAAAGAACTCAACGATTACAAGACTAAAGAGGGACATGGTAGTTCTAGAACAAAAG gTAGTGCACCTTACAAGGCTTCAGAGACCCTCTTTCTCTTCCCCAGATGCACATGAAGATGATAAACAAAACCATCACATGATGAACAACATCCTTTATGATATGGATAACACTACTGGCCCTTCATCTTCTGATTCAGACTGCTCTCCACGGATTCGACCACCAGCTCCTCCTGTTTTTAAAACTCGAAAGGTTCCTCAGATCCTTGACCCTGTTCAAACAACTAAGAAACCAGAGCCTGAAAAAGCCTCAACTTCGAAGGTGAAACCAACTAACAGTCGCATAAAATCCCACCCACCGAATCCTCTAAAAGCAATCACCATGAATTCAAGGCAAGTACACTCAGTGAGCAAAACTTCTCAACCAATGAGTCCAAAATCTCAACCGGCGAGCCCAAAATCTCAACCAATGAGCCCTATCACAAGATCCAGTACCACTCAATTTTCAAGGCCAAGGCCGACATCAGCTGGTGGGGATTCAAAAAAGACCATTCGAAGGCGTTCTATATCTGAACGAAAGGATGCTCCTCCACAGAAAAGATGGGCATAG
- the LOC103429832 gene encoding uncharacterized protein isoform X2 gives MEVSDQDFPSGGFGAVRVTLTPIPTPSSKRRLSSSFNERSRPVPARRKLAWVNLEGRMVNADEASSARAIKGGLSPEQAAAWELFTPFQRFLFVAVISVAAAESKKNRHISQLKKSVELRDQILSSMQQKLDSLCEQMNNIKDHSGTLVPSTLENVELQRNESFSSHKIKFVDCGCWLCDQHRDLPNGLVDNNAEKASDGDHILRYKVSLPNVQEQEERRMSDLSDLCSSVTSAADIQLNAVDIEQDIDNLKKDCEEKDGTIQELTTLLQSAESAGSKRISELEDIIRRKNSTITRLKRDMVVLEQKVVHLTRLQRPSFSSPDAHEDDKQNHHMMNNILYDMDNTTGPSSSDSDCSPRIRPPAPPVFKTRKVPQILDPVQTTKKPEPEKASTSKVKPTNSRIKSHPPNPLKAITMNSRQVHSVSKTSQPMSPKSQPASPKSQPMSPITRSSTTQFSRPRPTSAGGDSKKTIRRRSISERKDAPPQKRWA, from the exons ATGGAAGTGTCCGACCAAGACTTCCCCTCCGGTGGCTTCGGCGCGGTTCGGGTCACATTAACCCCAATCCCCACGCCCTCCTCCAAGCGCCGCCTCTCAAGCAGCTTCAATGAGCGGAGCCGCCCCGTGCCGGCTCGCAGGAAGCTGGCCTGGGTCAACCTCGAAGGCCGGATGGTCAATGCCGACGAGGCCAGCTCGGCTCGAGCCATTAAGGGTGGCTTGAGCCCAGAGCAAGCCGCGGCTTGGGAGCTGTTTACCCCCTTCCAGAGGTTCCTCTTCGTCGCCGTGATAAGTGTCGCCGCCGCCGAGTCGAAGAAAAACCGCCACATTTCTCAGCTGAAGAAATCTGTGGAACTTCGG GATCAGATATTATCAAGCATGCAGCAGAAGCTTGACAGCCTGTGCGAGCAGATGAATAACATTAAGGATCACTCGGGAACTCTTGTTCCTTCCACCCTCGAAAATGTAGAATTGCAGCGCAACGAATCTTTCAGTTCCCATAAAATCAAGTTTGTTGATTGTGGTTGTTGGCTTTGTGATCAACATCGTGATCTTCCAAATGGGTTGGTG GATAACAATGCTGAGAAAGCCTCTGATGGGGATCATATACTACGATATAAAGTGTCTCTGCCAAATGTACAAGAGCAAGAGGAGCGCCGGATGTCAGATTTATCAGACTTGTGCTCAAGTGTCACTTCTGCTGCAGACATCCAG CTAAACGCCGTAGATATTGAACAAGACATAGACAATCTCAAGAAGGATTGTGAAGAGAAAGATGGAACCATACAGGAGCTGACCACTTTACTCCAGTCAGCTGAAAGTGCCGGTTCAAAG AGGATTTCAGAGTTAGAAGACATAATACGTAGAAAGAACTCAACGATTACAAGACTAAAGAGGGACATGGTAGTTCTAGAACAAAAG gTAGTGCACCTTACAAGGCTTCAGAGACCCTCTTTCTCTTCCCCAGATGCACATGAAGATGATAAACAAAACCATCACATGATGAACAACATCCTTTATGATATGGATAACACTACTGGCCCTTCATCTTCTGATTCAGACTGCTCTCCACGGATTCGACCACCAGCTCCTCCTGTTTTTAAAACTCGAAAGGTTCCTCAGATCCTTGACCCTGTTCAAACAACTAAGAAACCAGAGCCTGAAAAAGCCTCAACTTCGAAGGTGAAACCAACTAACAGTCGCATAAAATCCCACCCACCGAATCCTCTAAAAGCAATCACCATGAATTCAAGGCAAGTACACTCAGTGAGCAAAACTTCTCAACCAATGAGTCCAAAATCTCAACCGGCGAGCCCAAAATCTCAACCAATGAGCCCTATCACAAGATCCAGTACCACTCAATTTTCAAGGCCAAGGCCGACATCAGCTGGTGGGGATTCAAAAAAGACCATTCGAAGGCGTTCTATATCTGAACGAAAGGATGCTCCTCCACAGAAAAGATGGGCATAG